A genomic stretch from Acetobacter ascendens includes:
- the urtA gene encoding urea ABC transporter substrate-binding protein, translated as MSDILPKLSRRAFGRLALASSVAAIGAAYRPGQALAAAPTGQPIKVGILHSLSGTMAISETTLKDVMLMLIAEQNRKGGLLGRPLEPVIVDPASNWPLFAEKARQLLSVDKVDAVFGCWTSVSRKSVLPVFEELNGILFYPVQYEGQECSRNIFYTGAAPNQQAIPAVDYLLSEEGGSAKRFALVGTDYVYPRTTNQILANYLKSKGIKDEDIMVNYTPFGQSDWQTIVSQIKAFGAAGKKTAVVSTINGDANVPFYKELGNQGVSATDIPVMAFSVGEEELAGMDTAPLVGQLAAWNYFESIDTPENKLFIKEWHEFTKNPKRTTNDPMEAHYIGFNMWVQAVTKAGTTDHDKVIDTMIGIRQPNLTGGVAQMLPNHHLTKPVYIGEIQDDGQFSVVWKTPSTIAGQAWSPWVPETKNLIGDWSKPISCGNYNTATKTCIGKKHV; from the coding sequence ATGTCCGACATCTTGCCAAAACTTTCCCGTCGTGCGTTTGGGCGCCTAGCCCTAGCATCATCAGTTGCAGCCATAGGCGCAGCGTATCGTCCAGGCCAAGCCTTGGCAGCAGCGCCTACAGGGCAACCCATTAAGGTGGGTATTTTACATTCCCTTTCCGGCACAATGGCCATTAGTGAAACAACACTAAAAGATGTCATGCTCATGCTAATTGCGGAGCAAAACCGCAAAGGTGGCTTGCTAGGGCGACCTCTAGAACCAGTGATAGTAGATCCAGCATCAAATTGGCCCTTGTTTGCTGAAAAGGCTCGCCAGCTTCTTTCTGTTGATAAAGTAGATGCCGTTTTTGGATGCTGGACCAGTGTTTCCCGCAAATCTGTGTTGCCAGTATTTGAAGAACTGAACGGTATTCTGTTTTATCCGGTGCAGTACGAAGGACAGGAATGTAGCCGTAATATTTTCTACACGGGCGCAGCACCTAACCAGCAGGCTATTCCAGCGGTAGATTATCTGCTGAGCGAAGAGGGTGGCAGCGCTAAGCGTTTTGCTTTAGTTGGTACAGATTACGTTTATCCACGGACTACAAACCAAATTCTCGCCAATTATCTGAAGTCTAAAGGCATTAAAGACGAAGATATCATGGTGAACTATACACCATTCGGACAATCTGATTGGCAAACCATTGTTTCACAAATTAAGGCATTTGGGGCAGCGGGCAAAAAAACGGCTGTTGTTTCCACCATTAATGGTGATGCCAACGTACCTTTTTATAAGGAACTTGGTAACCAGGGTGTGTCTGCCACAGATATTCCGGTTATGGCCTTTAGTGTTGGTGAGGAAGAACTGGCTGGTATGGATACAGCCCCATTGGTTGGGCAGCTTGCGGCATGGAATTACTTTGAAAGCATTGATACGCCAGAAAACAAATTATTTATTAAAGAATGGCATGAATTTACAAAAAACCCTAAACGCACAACAAATGATCCAATGGAAGCCCATTACATTGGCTTTAACATGTGGGTGCAGGCTGTAACCAAAGCAGGCACTACAGATCATGATAAAGTTATAGATACCATGATTGGTATCCGCCAACCTAATCTTACGGGTGGTGTTGCGCAAATGCTACCGAACCATCATTTAACAAAGCCTGTATATATCGGTGAAATTCAGGATGACGGTCAGTTTAGCGTTGTTTGGAAAACACCCAGCACAATAGCTGGTCAGGCTTGGTCACCGTGGGTGCCAGAAACCAAGAATCTGATCGGAGACTGGAGCAAGCCAATTTCGTGTGGAAATTATAATACAGCAACCAAAACGTGTATCGGTAAAAAGCATGTGTAG
- the urtB gene encoding urea ABC transporter permease subunit UrtB, whose translation MCRFSRFLWAGAVCLLLAFSGMQVAVADEFSGLESGQFNTIANTVSALVASGNSQAGAVIDALGKRHLFYSPAGGVFIRSGSTYVDARTGQFVQNTPADLKPVRMNNYVRQVLASANAELELLSPQDAVRLKAATQMYAQHNPVMLPAINHALALEKNSRVRLKLEQASAAIVLAQPMKTGDEASRLAAVKALGSAADLEARGVLSAVAMSDHETAEVRKAAADTVSSIDLKQRLWSILQNAFYGLSYGSVLLLAATGLAITFGVMGVINMAHGELMMIGAYTTWMVQQGIRATVLWLEPVSLLVAIPVAFCVCGLLGILIERGLIRFLYGRPLETLLATWGLSLILQQAIRSIFGPTNIAVVTPAWLSGSWMLGSVDITLNRLAIFVFAFLVLAALMLIMRKTSLGLEMRAVTQNRRMAALMGIRTPRVDALAFGLGAGLAGLAGVAVSQIDNVSPNLGQSYIIDSFMVVVFGGVGNLWGTLAAAMTLGMGGKILEPTIGAVSAKISILVLVILYIQRHPRGMFPVRGRGVES comes from the coding sequence ATGTGTAGGTTCAGCCGTTTTTTATGGGCTGGCGCGGTTTGCCTGCTACTTGCATTTTCAGGAATGCAAGTAGCAGTAGCAGACGAGTTTTCAGGTTTGGAAAGTGGCCAGTTTAATACTATAGCCAATACAGTTTCTGCTTTGGTAGCTTCAGGCAATTCGCAAGCAGGTGCTGTAATAGATGCTTTGGGAAAAAGGCATCTGTTTTATTCCCCTGCGGGTGGGGTTTTTATTCGCTCTGGCTCAACCTATGTTGATGCCCGGACTGGTCAATTTGTACAAAACACGCCAGCCGACCTTAAGCCTGTGCGGATGAACAATTATGTGCGGCAGGTTCTGGCAAGCGCTAATGCTGAGCTGGAATTGCTTTCTCCACAAGATGCGGTGCGTTTAAAAGCAGCAACTCAAATGTATGCGCAGCATAATCCAGTTATGTTGCCTGCAATTAATCATGCTCTGGCGCTTGAAAAGAATAGTCGTGTGCGGCTGAAACTGGAACAAGCCAGTGCAGCAATCGTGTTGGCGCAGCCGATGAAAACCGGGGATGAGGCCTCCCGTTTAGCGGCTGTAAAAGCCCTTGGTTCAGCTGCTGATCTGGAAGCTCGCGGAGTACTTTCTGCTGTGGCTATGTCTGATCATGAAACAGCAGAAGTACGAAAGGCAGCGGCAGATACTGTTTCCAGCATAGATTTAAAACAGCGTTTATGGAGCATATTGCAAAACGCCTTTTACGGGCTGAGCTATGGGTCTGTACTTCTGCTGGCGGCAACTGGGCTTGCCATTACATTTGGCGTTATGGGTGTGATCAATATGGCTCATGGTGAGCTGATGATGATTGGTGCCTATACAACATGGATGGTGCAGCAGGGTATTCGGGCTACTGTTCTATGGCTGGAGCCTGTTTCCCTTTTAGTGGCAATTCCTGTTGCTTTCTGTGTGTGTGGCCTATTGGGCATCCTTATTGAACGCGGGCTAATACGCTTTCTCTATGGCAGACCGCTTGAAACCCTGTTGGCAACATGGGGGCTTTCTCTTATTCTTCAGCAAGCTATCCGGTCTATTTTTGGACCTACCAATATCGCGGTTGTAACTCCTGCATGGCTTTCCGGTTCGTGGATGCTTGGTAGTGTGGATATTACCTTAAACAGATTGGCAATTTTTGTTTTTGCCTTTTTGGTTCTGGCTGCACTTATGCTGATTATGCGCAAAACATCTCTTGGTCTGGAAATGCGTGCCGTTACCCAAAACCGTCGTATGGCGGCATTGATGGGAATACGCACACCACGAGTAGATGCTCTGGCTTTTGGGCTGGGGGCAGGACTGGCCGGGTTGGCCGGGGTGGCCGTTAGCCAGATTGATAATGTGAGCCCTAATCTGGGCCAATCCTACATTATCGATAGCTTTATGGTGGTTGTATTTGGTGGTGTTGGTAACCTGTGGGGCACATTAGCTGCGGCCATGACGCTTGGCATGGGCGGAAAAATACTGGAGCCCACTATTGGGGCTGTATCGGCTAAAATTTCCATTCTTGTTCTGGTTATTCTCTATATTCAGCGGCATCCCAGAGGTATGTTCCCTGTGCGTGGGCGGGGGGTAGAATCATGA
- the urtC gene encoding urea ABC transporter permease subunit UrtC: MNALSPSTTKSFPGAIRMAAVAFAVTIVLAGASLLPEANPLHVSAFVVSLAGKYLAYAILALSVDLVWGFAGILTLGHAAFFALGGYAMGMYLMREIGTRGVYGNPDLPDFMIFLSWKSLPWYWWGTDHFAWAMLLVLIVPGILAGVFGWLAFRSRVSGVYLSIITQALTYALMLAFFQNGLGFGGNNGLTDFKDILGADLHSPLTRAVLLVMTGTVLAGCLVLSRWLVSGRFGYLLVAVRDAESRTRFLGYRPEQAKLLIWVFSAMVAGIGGALYVTQVGIINPGEFAPANSIESVIWVAVGGRGTLSGSVLGAVLVNCGKTLFTAWLPEFWLYGLGLLFLVTTLFLPQGLMGLRYHLATKRPEEVTPEVSNPEGEEA, from the coding sequence ATGAATGCGCTATCGCCTTCAACCACAAAGTCTTTTCCCGGTGCCATACGTATGGCTGCGGTGGCATTTGCGGTTACAATTGTGTTGGCGGGCGCAAGTCTGCTTCCAGAAGCAAATCCGCTGCATGTTTCGGCCTTTGTTGTCTCATTGGCAGGTAAGTATCTGGCATATGCGATTCTTGCTTTGTCTGTTGATCTTGTATGGGGTTTTGCAGGTATTTTGACACTGGGTCATGCTGCATTTTTTGCATTGGGTGGTTATGCCATGGGCATGTACCTTATGCGGGAAATCGGTACGCGAGGCGTTTATGGTAATCCCGATTTGCCAGATTTCATGATCTTCTTATCGTGGAAGTCACTCCCATGGTACTGGTGGGGAACGGACCATTTTGCATGGGCTATGCTGTTGGTGCTGATCGTACCTGGTATTCTGGCTGGTGTGTTTGGATGGCTCGCGTTTCGTTCTCGTGTTTCGGGTGTTTATCTTTCCATTATTACGCAGGCTCTAACATATGCTTTGATGTTGGCATTCTTTCAGAATGGTTTGGGCTTTGGCGGCAATAATGGCCTGACAGACTTTAAAGATATTTTGGGCGCTGATTTACATTCACCTCTTACACGCGCTGTGCTTTTGGTGATGACAGGTACTGTGCTTGCAGGGTGTTTGGTGCTGTCTCGCTGGCTTGTATCGGGTCGGTTTGGTTATTTGCTTGTAGCTGTAAGAGATGCAGAAAGCCGCACGCGTTTTTTAGGATACCGCCCAGAACAGGCCAAGCTGCTGATATGGGTTTTTTCAGCCATGGTGGCTGGTATCGGTGGTGCCCTTTATGTAACGCAGGTGGGTATTATCAACCCTGGTGAGTTTGCGCCTGCCAATTCTATTGAGTCTGTTATCTGGGTTGCCGTGGGTGGGCGCGGTACATTGTCAGGGTCTGTGCTTGGGGCTGTATTGGTAAACTGTGGCAAAACGCTTTTTACAGCATGGTTGCCAGAGTTTTGGCTATATGGGCTTGGTTTACTCTTTCTTGTTACCACTCTTTTTCTGCCTCAAGGGCTTATGGGGCTGCGGTATCATCTTGCTACAAAGCGACCCGAAGAAGTTACGCCTGAAGTCTCTAACCCGGAAGGAGAAGAGGCATGA
- the urtD gene encoding urea ABC transporter ATP-binding protein UrtD translates to MSETSLLEMRDVSVTFDGFRAINALNLTLHPGEMRAIIGPNGAGKTTMMDIITGKTRPDTGTVRFCGEDLTKLDEPAIARLGIGRKFQKPTVFEALTVQENLLLSLSSIRASFSVLLARFSGKEQERIDQILEITRLKDHAARQAGGMSHGQKQWLEIGMLLGQEPDLLLVDEPVAGMTDAETMATAELLREINQTRSVVVVEHDMDFVRALGVTVTVLHEGSVLAEGDLEDVSHDPRVIEVYLGR, encoded by the coding sequence ATGAGCGAAACATCTTTGCTAGAAATGCGTGATGTGAGCGTAACTTTTGATGGTTTTCGGGCCATTAATGCATTGAATCTTACGCTACATCCGGGAGAAATGCGGGCAATTATTGGCCCAAATGGTGCGGGTAAAACCACGATGATGGATATCATCACAGGGAAAACACGCCCAGATACAGGCACAGTTCGGTTTTGTGGAGAAGATTTGACCAAGCTGGATGAGCCAGCAATTGCACGGTTGGGAATTGGCCGTAAATTTCAAAAACCAACAGTGTTCGAAGCGTTAACTGTGCAGGAAAACCTATTGCTTTCTTTAAGCAGTATACGTGCATCTTTTTCTGTTTTGCTCGCGCGTTTTTCTGGCAAAGAACAGGAACGCATTGACCAGATTTTGGAAATTACGCGTTTGAAAGATCATGCAGCCCGGCAGGCTGGCGGAATGAGCCACGGGCAAAAGCAATGGCTGGAAATAGGCATGCTGTTAGGGCAGGAGCCAGACTTGCTTTTGGTGGATGAACCTGTAGCAGGCATGACAGACGCAGAAACCATGGCAACGGCAGAATTGCTCCGAGAGATCAATCAGACACGTAGTGTGGTTGTTGTAGAGCACGATATGGACTTTGTGCGTGCATTAGGAGTGACGGTAACAGTGCTGCATGAAGGATCTGTTCTGGCAGAAGGTGATTTGGAAGATGTCAGTCACGATCCAAGAGTTATCGAGGTTTATCTTGGCCGCTAA
- the urtE gene encoding urea ABC transporter ATP-binding subunit UrtE: MLRVEDVHLHYGAAIALRGVSLEACAGKVTCVLGRNGVGKTSLMRAITGMHAVSSGKILWEEEDITNLSAYDRARRGIATVPQGRDIFPLLSVRENLETGFGLLKRRDRKIPDEVFELFPVLEKMLDRRGGDLSGGQQQQLAIARALIIRPRLLVLDEPTEGIQPNIIKDIGTIISMLRDRGDMAIVLVEQYFDFAFNLADTVEVMDRGKIILSGQVAEMDAEEVRANIAI; this comes from the coding sequence ATGCTCAGGGTTGAGGATGTGCATCTGCATTATGGGGCTGCAATTGCTTTGCGGGGTGTCTCGTTAGAAGCATGTGCAGGTAAAGTGACATGTGTGCTGGGGCGTAACGGGGTTGGTAAAACTAGCCTCATGCGCGCCATTACGGGCATGCATGCTGTGAGTTCAGGTAAGATCTTGTGGGAGGAGGAGGATATTACAAACCTCTCTGCTTATGATCGTGCAAGGCGAGGTATCGCGACAGTGCCTCAAGGGCGCGATATTTTTCCCTTGTTGAGTGTGCGTGAAAATCTTGAAACAGGATTTGGCCTTCTAAAGCGACGTGATAGAAAAATACCAGACGAAGTTTTTGAGCTGTTTCCTGTTTTGGAAAAAATGCTTGATCGGCGCGGAGGAGATCTATCAGGAGGGCAGCAGCAGCAATTGGCTATTGCGCGTGCCCTTATTATTCGTCCGCGGCTTTTGGTGTTGGATGAACCAACAGAAGGTATTCAACCCAATATTATCAAGGATATTGGCACCATTATCTCTATGTTGCGAGACCGTGGAGATATGGCCATTGTGTTAGTGGAACAATACTTTGATTTTGCATTTAACCTTGCCGATACCGTAGAGGTTATGGATAGGGGCAAAATCATACTTTCTGGGCAAGTTGCAGAAATGGACGCAGAAGAAGTGCGCGCCAATATTGCGATTTGA